One segment of Streptomyces sp. YIM 121038 DNA contains the following:
- a CDS encoding GNAT family N-acetyltransferase, whose protein sequence is MAVELCVREEEFERLGAPWGRLYRACHAATPFQSHAWLSSWWQSYGTRGRLRVLLVRDGEELVAAAPLMRARGPLPVLTPLGGAISDFTDVLLDETAADEGLHALTEGLAGLARGALLDFREVRPGGCVERVHARWRGPRHVVDDSPCLELPPLPMEELLARLPTPRAQRTRAKLRKLAKLGVESHVVPAEDVPESLATLLRLHQLQWEGRKVTTEHLRPRFREHLIRSVRPMVAAGEAVVTEFRLDGEVMAADLTLLSGGLAGGYLYGAHPLLRERKADVATMLLDACTRHTAGERPRTLSLLRGTEPYKRHWRPDPVVNRRYLLAGTGTAPLLAAAAASAAGRRWGKRLLDARRERRGDAAPE, encoded by the coding sequence ATGGCGGTCGAACTCTGCGTACGGGAGGAGGAGTTCGAGCGCCTGGGCGCGCCCTGGGGGCGGCTCTACCGGGCCTGCCACGCGGCGACGCCGTTCCAGAGCCACGCCTGGCTGTCCTCCTGGTGGCAGTCGTACGGCACCCGGGGGCGGCTGCGGGTCCTGCTGGTACGGGACGGCGAGGAGCTGGTCGCGGCGGCGCCCCTCATGCGGGCCCGCGGCCCGCTGCCCGTGCTGACCCCGCTGGGCGGCGCCATCTCCGACTTCACCGACGTACTGCTCGACGAAACGGCCGCCGACGAGGGCCTGCACGCCCTGACCGAGGGCCTCGCGGGCCTGGCGCGCGGCGCCCTGCTCGACTTCCGCGAGGTCCGCCCGGGCGGCTGTGTGGAACGCGTGCACGCGCGCTGGCGCGGGCCCCGGCACGTCGTGGACGATTCGCCGTGCCTCGAGCTCCCCCCGCTGCCCATGGAGGAGCTGCTCGCCCGGCTGCCGACGCCCCGGGCCCAGCGCACCCGCGCCAAGCTGCGCAAACTCGCGAAGCTCGGCGTGGAGTCACACGTCGTCCCCGCGGAGGACGTACCGGAGTCCCTGGCGACGCTGCTGCGCCTGCACCAACTCCAGTGGGAGGGGCGGAAGGTGACCACCGAGCACCTGCGGCCGCGCTTCCGGGAGCATCTGATCCGCTCGGTGCGGCCCATGGTCGCCGCGGGCGAGGCGGTCGTCACCGAGTTCCGCCTGGACGGCGAGGTGATGGCCGCGGATCTGACCCTCCTGTCCGGCGGCCTGGCCGGGGGCTATCTGTACGGCGCCCATCCGCTGCTGCGGGAGCGCAAGGCGGACGTGGCGACCATGCTCCTGGACGCCTGCACCCGGCACACCGCGGGCGAACGGCCCCGCACGCTCAGCCTGTTGCGCGGCACCGAGCCCTACAAGCGGCACTGGCGCCCCGACCCGGTCGTCAACCGCCGCTATCTGCTGGCCGGTACCGGCACGGCCCCGCTGCTCGCCGCGGCCGCCGCCTCGGCGGCCGGGCGCCGCTGGGGCAAGCGGCTGCTCGACGCCCGGCGTGAGCGTCGCGGTGACGCGGCCCCCGAGTAG